The following coding sequences lie in one Arachis hypogaea cultivar Tifrunner chromosome 9, arahy.Tifrunner.gnm2.J5K5, whole genome shotgun sequence genomic window:
- the LOC140175290 gene encoding uncharacterized protein isoform X2, with the protein MTLCPKNWVGDNVLNLMASILMKHAAVIVEGNKWFLPTTFAISFLENLLLDYWFYQLDNTKRPMVSKFKFQEPEVPQQDAQSNDCGVWVAQWQTLSSMAAWCHTS; encoded by the exons ATGACCCTTTGTCCGAAAAATTGGGTTGGAGATAAC gttttgaatttgatggcatCAATTCTTATGAAACATGCAGCGGTTATAGTGGAAGGCAACAAATGGTTCCTCCCAACCACTTTTGCT atttctttcttAGAGAATCTACTATTGGACTATTGGTTTTACCAATTGGATAATACTAAAAGACCGATGGTTTCAAAGTTCAAATTTCAAGAGCCAGAGGTGCCCCAACAAGATGCTCAATC CAATGACTGTGGTGTGTGGGTTGCACAATGGCAGACACTGTCATCTATGGCGGCGTGGTGCCATACCAGCTAG
- the LOC140175290 gene encoding uncharacterized protein isoform X1: protein MTLCPKNWVGDNVLNLMASILMKHAAVIVEGNKWFLPTTFAISFLENLLLDYWFYQLDNTKRPMVSKFKFQEPEVPQQDAQSHCHLWRRGAIPARKHRYDTGYEHDTTRIRRHVLFIKNWIRHVLGYVVN from the exons ATGACCCTTTGTCCGAAAAATTGGGTTGGAGATAAC gttttgaatttgatggcatCAATTCTTATGAAACATGCAGCGGTTATAGTGGAAGGCAACAAATGGTTCCTCCCAACCACTTTTGCT atttctttcttAGAGAATCTACTATTGGACTATTGGTTTTACCAATTGGATAATACTAAAAGACCGATGGTTTCAAAGTTCAAATTTCAAGAGCCAGAGGTGCCCCAACAAGATGCTCAATC ACACTGTCATCTATGGCGGCGTGGTGCCATACCAGCTAGGAAGCACCGATATGACACGGGATACGAACACGACACGACACGGATACGCCGACacgttctttttataaaaaattggataCGACACGTTTTAGGATacgttgtgaattaa